From one Rhopalosiphum padi isolate XX-2018 chromosome 2, ASM2088224v1, whole genome shotgun sequence genomic stretch:
- the LOC132920523 gene encoding mucin-2-like, which produces MDKFKYIKIVLFGFLILKESSTNSLQNEKKCSQPLQAKNDQFPYIVFIRIHSNGRILCPGTLIDVNWVITSAYCINTTDSIPLNSIEIAIRNNKTHETILKPRQVVETKYNDVALIEMERSIITNNMMVTPIQLANEDLSNNTECFVVSLQKQFINDSSLKYWNVVNILKQKYDKSEWYLEDTICHSQIWKLLQNITDNGTPLICNNHLYGIYSINEPNLFNNILKYNNWIKNIINPISPNKIKKNTANSVVNYNSVSDTNSIITEIDTNNMSSPNTEDNQISSKPTSVKSSYNREISKSIMMYGEYTSIITDPTEIEDTESTQSADPYSEDTEETPTYLTDVTESDDPTSSIFPTQSYSTTTTIESSTTEISTSNTSPLTSLARGISYQETEDAEETSDKPSSEPLTEETEKTKEIEYTQETIETEETTDKPSSEPPTKETEITEEIIETEETPDRPSSEPPISQSSTTEKFTSSPNPSTTIARETEKTEVTKYTKETEDTEETWDRPSSETPTEETEITEEIIETEETPDRPSSEPPISQSSTTEKFTSSPNPSTTITRETEKTEVTKYTKETEDTEETWDRPSSETPNGETEITEEIIETEETPDKPSSEPPISQSSTTEKFTTSPNLSTAITGETDKTKGTEYTEETTEYTEVTEYTEETEYTKETMETEETPDKPSSETPIYQSSTTEKFTSSPNPSTTITRETEYTEETEYTEETEYTKETMETEETPDKPSSETPIYQSSTTEKFTSSPNPSTTITGETEKTKGTEYTEETEYTEETEYTEETEYTEATEYTEETEYTEETEYTEETEYTEETEYTHDNSDTPVTQYSTTKVSTLNPKLSTAITEETESTNDPYSEFPSTHNPTTQSSTTKESTLNPNRSTATIEETEGTDITKDKPLASSTTVTDRTKQTSQTDTSVTYYDAPTTTTIIPSTTTTNQSSLEPNTTLSDYDDDSNTTTTTTMPTTTRIITAVTYDISDPKESSTFVDEQYQDKSSSQITHIHTSLIVVVFCIVYHTNL; this is translated from the exons aatcGAGTACAAACTCtttacaaaatgaaaaaaaatgttcacaacCTTTACAGGCGAAAAACGATCAATTTCCTTACATA GTGTTTATAAGAATTCATTCAAATGGAAGAATATTATGTCCAGGCACATTGATCGATGTGAATTGGGTGATAACCTCTGCGTATTGTATtaa tactacAGACAGCATTCCATTGAATAGTATTGAAATTGcaatacgaaataataaaactCATGAAACCATTTTGAAACCGAGACAAGTTGTAGAAACAAAATACAACGATGTGGCATTAATTGAG atGGAACGATCaattattaccaataatatGATGGTAACACCTATTCAATTAGCCAATGAAGATCTATCGAATAACACAGAATGCTTTGTGGTCAGCCTTCAAAAGCAGTTCATTAATGATTCATCACTCAAATATTGGAACgtggttaatattttaaaacaaaaatatgataagAGCGAATGGTACTTAGAAGATACGATTTGTCATTCACAAATATGGAAGTTATTACAGAAC ATAACCGATAATGGAACTCCTTTGATCTGTAATAATCATCTATATGGTATATACTCAATCAATGAGcctaatttattcaataacattttgaaGTACAACAAttggattaaaaatataatcaacccAATCtctccaaataaaataaaaaaaaatacggccAATTctgttgttaattataattcggTGTCTGatacaaattcaataataacagAAATCGATACGAATAATATGTCTTCACCAAACACTGAAGACAATCAAATTTCTTCGAAACCAACATCCGTGAAAAGTAGCTATAATCGAGAAATAAGTAAGAGCATCATGATGTACGGTGAATATACTTCCATAATTACGGACCCCACTGAAATAGAAGATACAGAAAGCACCCAGTCTGCTGATCCGTACTCAGAAGACACTGAAGAAACTCCAACTTATTTGACTGATGTAACAGAGTCGGACGATCCTACTTCTTCAATATTCCCAACACAATCATattctactactactactattgaATCGTCGACCACAGAAATATCTACTTCAAACACGAGTCCTCTAACGTCTCTAGCTAGAGGAATAAGTTACCAAGAAACCGAAGATGCCGAAGAAACCTCGGATAAACCTAGTTCGGAACCTCTTACTGAAGAAACAGAAAAAACCAAAGAAATTGAATATACCCAAGAAACCATAGAAACTGAAGAAACAACGGATAAACCTAGCTCTGAACCTCCTACTAAAGAAACAGAAATAACCGAAGAAATCATAGAAACTGAAGAAACACCAGATAGACCTAGCTCTGAACCTCCTATTTCTCAATCTTCAACTACAGAGAAATTTACTTCGAGTCCAAATCCTTCTACGACTATAGCTAGAGAAACAGAAAAAACTGAAGTAACCAAGTATACCAAAGAGACCGAAGACACTGAAGAAACCTGGGATAGACCTAGCTCTGAAACCCCTACTGAAGAAACAGAAATAACCGAAGAAATCATAGAAACTGAAGAAACACCAGATAGACCTAGCTCTGAACCTCCTATTTCTCAATCTTCAACCACAGAGAAATTTACTTCGAGTCCAAATCCTTCTACGACTATAACTAGAGAAACAGAAAAAACTGAAGTAACCAAATATACCAAAGAGACCGAAGACACTGAAGAAACCTGGGATAGACCTAGCTCTGAAACCCCTAATGGAGAAACAGAAATAACCGAAGAAATCATAGAAACTGAAGAAACACCGGATAAACCTAGCTCTGAACCTCCTATTTCTCAATCTTCAACCACAGAGAAATTTACTACGAGTCCAAATCTTTCGACGGCTATAACTGGAGAAACAGATAAAACCAAAGGAACTGAATATACCGAAGAAACAACTGAGTATACCGAAGTAACAGAATATACCGAAGAAACTGAGTATACCAAAGAAACCATGGAAACTGAAGAAACCCCGGATAAACCTAGCTCTGAAACTCCTATTTATCAATCTTCAACCACAGAGAAATTTACATCGAGTCCAAATCCTTCGACGACTATAACTAGAGAAACAGAATATACCGAAGAAACTGAGTATACCGAAGAAACTGAGTATACCAAAGAAACCATGGAAACTGAAGAAACCCCGGATAAACCTAGCTCTGAAACTCCTATTTATCAATCTTCAACCACAGAGAAATTTACATCGAGTCCAAATCCTTCGACGACTATAACTGGAGAAACAGAAAAAACCAAAGGAACTGAATATACCGAAGAAACAGAATATACCGAAGAAACAGAATATACCGAAGAAACAGAATATACCGAAGCAACAGAATATACCGAAGAAACAGAATATACCGAAGAAACTGAATATACCGAAGAAACTGAATATACCGAAGAAACTGAGTATACCCATGATAACTCTGATACTCCTGTTACTCAATATTCAACCACAAAAGTATCAACTTTAAACCCAAAACTTTCAACGGCTATAACTGAAGAAACAGAATCCACGAACGACCCATATTCAGAGTTTCCCAGCACTCATAATCCTACTACTCAATCTTCAACCACAAAAGAATCGACACTAAACCCAAATCGTTCCACGGCTACAATCGAAGAAACCGAAGGTACGGATATTACAAAAGATAAACCATTAGCATCTAGCACTACAGTTACTGATAGAACTAAACAAACATCACAAACAGATACATCTGTAACTTACTATGATGCTCCAACAACAACCACAATTATACCCTCTACTACTACTACAAATCAGTCATCCCTAGAACCAAATACAACACTTTCCGATTATGACGATGATTCAAATACAACGACAACGACCACTATGCCTACAACAACCAGGATAATCACAGCAGTCACATACGATATTTCTGATCCCAAAGAATCTTCAACATTTGTGGACGAGCAATATCAAGATAAATCGAGTTCCCAAATAACACATATTCATACAAGTTTAATAGTAGTTGTATTTTGTATCGTATATCACacgaatttgtaa
- the LOC132920747 gene encoding BCL-6 corepressor-like protein 1 has product MASTAMIQVAFLGLLVVSAAFADVKPADKNEKKRDTLFNPSFSFGAKTFGSSAPFAFGSTFSSTAAPFKSVSYSSTPAPFAFGNSFASNAYSNAAAAQSFDAASFIGSSTPAPFYDGSFVSSTPAALIGSSTPAPFLSGAAVSSAALSDASFAYSSTPASVLLAGASPVVSSTPEPVVLNRSPAFATSYGSYYSGAYAPSYAQGAIVKSDSISHDAIEVPAVANAPAPHHEVTITKEVPVPYYVQVEKRVPYPVLVRVPHPYQVTVEKHVPYAVRVNVDRPIHVPQPYPVEIEKRVPYPVEKPVPYEVKVPVDRPYPVHVPVEKPVPYAVEKPVPYPVRVNVDRPYPVEKPVPYPVAVEKPVPYAVEKAVPYPVEKLVPYAVEKRVPYPVRYDVPVKVPVPVEVKVPVSVDRPVPYPVEKRVPYPVQVPVEVKVPVPVAAPAQRFATVHYYQQSPVALGYESSQALIGQSGYKAFSSGLAQGAGSAFYSSTPATSSAFYSSTASPISTYSSTVSPAGFFGSNVVQEGFVGSSVAPFNFGQQSFIGSSTPAPFNTFSADSISSDVSSLIKSASIGSASVDSVAIGGAALKSQELKANNFDIVKK; this is encoded by the exons ATGGCTTCCACTGCTATG atCCAAGTAGCTTTTCTAGGACTCCTAGTTGTGTCCGCCGCATTTGCGGATGTCAAGCCCGCAGATAAGAACGAGAAAAAGAGGGACACTTTATTCAACCCATCATTCTCATTTGGAGCCAAAACTTTTGGCTCATCAGCCCCATTTGCGTTTGGTAGCACGTTTTCATCGACTGCTGCACCATTCAAATCCGTTTCTTACAGCTCCACACCAGCTCCGTTTGCATTCGGTAACTCTTTCGCGTCGAACGCTTACTCCAACGCCGCCGCCGCTCAATCTTTCGATGCAGCATCATTCATTGGATCTTCCACACCGGCTCCATTTTACGATGGATCTTTCGTTTCTTCCACCCCAGCTGCTCTAATCGGTTCATCTACACCAGCACCTTTCTTATCTGGTGCCGCAGTGTCCAGTGCCGCACTATCGGACGCAAGCTTTGCGTATTCTTCCACCCCCGCTTCAGTCTTATTGGCCGGAGCTTCACCTGTTGTGTCATCTACCCCAGAACCCGTTGTTCTGAACAGATCACCGGCTTTCGCTACATCATACGGTTCTTACTATTCTGGAGCTTACGCCCCATCATACGCTCAAGGAGCAATCGTCAAGTCTGACTCAATTAGTCACGATGCTATTGAAGTACCAGCTGTTGCTAACGCCCCTGCACCTCATCACGAAGTTACCATCACTAAAGAAGTACCAGTTCCATACTACGTCCAAGTTGAAAAGAGAGTTCCATACCCCGTCTTGGTTCGTGTACCACACCCATACCAAGTCACTGTAGAAAAACACGTGCCATACGCTGTACGAGTCAACGTAGATCGTCCAATCCACGTTCCACAACCGTACCCAGTAGAAATTGAGAAGAGAGTGCCATACCCAGTTGAAAAGCCAGTACCTTATGAAGTGAAAGTCCCAGTCGACAGGCCATACCCAGTTCATGTTCCAGTTGAGAAACCCGTCCCATACGCAGTTGAAAAGCCCGTCCCATACCCAGTACGAGTCAATGTTGACAGACCTTACCCAGTGGAAAAACCAGTGCCATACCCAGTAGCCGTCGAAAAGCCAGTGCCATACGCCGTAGAAAAAGCTGTGCCATACCCAGTAGAAAAATTAGTCCCATATGCCGTTGAAAAGAGGGTTCCCTATCCAGTAAGGTACGACGTTCCAGTTAAGGTTCCCGTTCCAGTAGAAGTTAAGGTTCCAGTATCCGTGGACAGACCAGTCCCGTACCCAGTAGAAAAGAGAGTGCCATACCCAGTCCAAGTCCCAGTTGAAGTCAAGGTCCCAGTCCCGGTTGCAGCTCCAGCTCAACGTTTCGCCACTGTACACTACTATCAACAATCACCAGTCGCTTTAGGATATGAATCCAGCCAAGCTCTTATTGGTCAATCTGGTTACAAAGCGTTCTCATCTGGTTTAGCTCAAGGTGCAGGAAGTGCATTTTACAGCTCTACTCCAGCGACCAGTAGTGCATTCTACAGCTCTACTGCTAGCCCAATAAGCACATACAGCTCTACTGTCAGCCCAGCTGGATTCTTCGGCTCAAACGTAGTCCAAGAAGGTTTCGTTGGTTCATCCGTAGCGCCCTTCAATTTCGGCCAACAATCTTTCATTGGATCTTCGACACCAGCACCTTTCAACACTTTCTCCGCTGACTCAATCTCATCTGATGTATCATCTCTAATCAAGTCCGCTAGCATTGGATCTGCCAGTGTAGATTCCGTGGCCATTGGAGGTGCCGCTTTGAAGTCACAGGAATTGAAAGCTAACAACTTCGATATTGTCAAGAAATAA